The DNA sequence AGGCGAATGACTGTGATCCCATTAACACTGTCACTATCTAAAAATCCAGACCCTGTCGCATAAGCATCCGTCCGCTCCAAAATACCATTCAAAGTAGCACGGTCCGTCACATTGAACATCTGGGAGCTCGCGCTGGTATCGACAAAGTTCTCTGAATAGTAAAGGTACTCGTCCTTTTCCTGAGTAAAGCGAACTGTTGGTAAATCAGCTAAGTCCTCCATGACCAATTCCTCTTTCTGTGCTAAAGGATGTCCTTCACGCAGATAGATATGAGTCTGAAAAGGAATCAACTCAATGACTTCAAGACCTAACTTTTCAATCCGTTGCATAATTCCCTTTTGATTTTGATTGTTGAGGTAGATAATCCCAATCTCACTGTGACCCTGAGCTACTTCGTCTAAGATTTGAACTGTAGTAGACTCAAAAATACGGAAGTTTTTGTAGTCAGGATAGCGCTCTGAAAAAGCCGTAATGGTTGGTGGTAAGAAGTCATAGTGCTGACTGGCAATGGAAAATTCATCCTTTTCTTCCTCAGGATTGGCATATTGATTTTGAAAAACATCAAATCCTTTGACCAATTCTTGCGCTTTCTCATAAAATTCCATACCGCGACGTGTCAAAAACGTTCCTGAACTCGTCCGACGGAAAATTTTAAAGCCTAACTCTTTTTCCAAATCGCGCACAGAAATAGACAGACTCGGCTGACTAACATACATTTTTTCAGCAGCTTCACGGAAAGTACCGCTATTCGCAATGGCCACAACATAGCGTAATTGTTGAATATTCATCTTCTACCCCCAACTTCTCTATCTGTTCATTATACCATATTTCAGAATTTTTCCAAAAAAGAAAAAAGTGTCCATCGCAAGTTTAAATCTAACTATTCTTTATTAAATTCAATATGGGTACCAAAACAAAAAATAGGCTCTCCGAAAACTCGGAAAGCCTTATTTAATGCTACTTCTAGCTTCCTTGCCTTGTCATTTCAAGGTTCGGGATGAAAAGGTTCACTGAACCTTTTTATTTTGCGATTGGGTAAACAGAAACTTGTTTTTTATCGCGTCCTTTACGTTCAAAACGTACTACGCCTTCAACTTTAGCGAACAAAGTATCGTCTCCACCACGTCCAACGTTTACACCTGGATAGATGTGTGTACCACGTTGACGGTAAAGGATTGATCCACCTGTTACAGTTTGTCCGTCAGCTGCTTTA is a window from the Streptococcus oralis genome containing:
- a CDS encoding LysR family transcriptional regulator yields the protein MNIQQLRYVVAIANSGTFREAAEKMYVSQPSLSISVRDLEKELGFKIFRRTSSGTFLTRRGMEFYEKAQELVKGFDVFQNQYANPEEEKDEFSIASQHYDFLPPTITAFSERYPDYKNFRIFESTTVQILDEVAQGHSEIGIIYLNNQNQKGIMQRIEKLGLEVIELIPFQTHIYLREGHPLAQKEELVMEDLADLPTVRFTQEKDEYLYYSENFVDTSASSQMFNVTDRATLNGILERTDAYATGSGFLDSDSVNGITVIRLKDNLDNRMVYVKREEVELSQAGTLFVEVMQEYFDQKRKS
- the rpmA gene encoding 50S ribosomal protein L27, whose product is MLKMTLNNLQLFAHKKGGGSTSNGRDSQAKRLGAKAADGQTVTGGSILYRQRGTHIYPGVNVGRGGDDTLFAKVEGVVRFERKGRDKKQVSVYPIAK